Within the Thermanaeromonas toyohensis ToBE genome, the region ACAAATTAAGCTCTGCCAGATTAACCCATCTAATTTCATCATGCACATAGGGTATAATAGTGCCGCTAACCCAATCCGCTAAAAAGGCTAGTAATTCTATGGAAATATGCTCGTAATCATATGCTGAGGTACAAATCAGGTCTCCAACCCGAATTTTTATACCTAACTCTTCTAACACTTCTCGTTCAAGGCATGACTCTGGGGTCTCCCCTTTTTCAATTTTCCCTCCAGGAAATTCCCACTTAAACGCTAATTTGTCTCCAGCAGGCCGCCGACATACTAACACTTTCCCATTCTTCTTGATCACTGCTGCTGCAACTTTAACCCTACTGCTAGATCTCTTATTATCCATAAGTCAATAAACACTTCCTAACCAAAGGTTTATACTTCGCAACAGACTATAAAGCCAACTTTCATGACAATCTATAATCTCTTGCTTTCTTACAACAGTAACTTGCAACGAATTATCGTTCGAAGATCAAATAAGAGATAACCTATATTTGTCAAACAAGACTTTCTATACCCTAGTGCCGTTCGATAAACTCAGCAGAATTCCGTAGTTGCAAGCTTCTCAATCACGTGATGCATTAGTCTACTCGACGGTTTCTTTGTTCCCTTAAGAAGCATTTTAAGATGCTGATAGCTTATCCCCAATCTTCTCGCCCACCCCCTCCGAGGGTGAGCAACCTTATCAAGCAGCCTCCGCAGTTCTTCCCAAGTTACGTTACTATTGGTATTCGCCTCATAGGTAACCCTTTCCTGCTCCTGGAGAACCTGTTCCTCCACCAGGTTATCAAGGAACGAGTCAGCTTCCTTCCCAATGTACTTAATCCACTTCGCCAAGACGTGGCAAGGTTTGAGCCTGCCAACAATGGTTTCGCCGCATGGCTGGCCATCCTCACCATCATACTTAGCTTCAGGATGGTTGATGTGCTTCTTTATGAAGTCTCCATATGTCCGCACAACCACCTCAGCCCGCTTTTCATCCTCCGGCTGAAGGGTTGGATGAGGTTCAAGGGATGGAGTACAGTATTTATGCCAAGCCTCATCCTCAGTCAAGAACGCCAATGGCTGCCCGGTTGTTTTGTCTTGCCAATCAAAAGCCCGCCAGTTCTCCAATGAATCATAAGGAGCTACCGGAACCAAGGGAGTATTGGCAAGGCAAGATTTACTATACCTACAGGCTGATTTTATTCGACATATCCCTTCTTTTTCCTTCTTTTCCACCCGGCAGTAATAAGGTTCAACCGTTTTCTGGGGAAATAAGGCCTCAGCAAGGAAAGCCACCACCATAAAGTTGAAGGGCTTTACTTTCTTAAGGTAATCCTCAATCCAAGGGCTTCCTTTAGGTGGTTTCCCCTGGCGGAAAAGGTTGTAGGTGTAAGGCTTGCCGATGGTGAACCTGGCCATTGCCGGCTGGCCAAACCACTCCGGCTCAGGCGGATCTTCCTTTAGCACTTCCCGCCTTATGTGGTACTCCCAGCAAGCCCTGACGAGGTCCCCTTTCTTGCCTGTAGGAGGAGAGGAGAGGTGGCCCAGCCCATGCTCGGAAAGCTTGCGGAACACGATTTTGCCGCCGGGAAGCAGGTTGAACAGGCAATACCTTTTGGCCGCTACCGCATAGCAGTAAAGAGGATGATATTCGCCTTCAACAATATTGCCCTTGTCGGTGTCCCTATCCCAGTCAACCCGCCGCCAGTTGTACTCCTCGGCAGCAAGGAGGGAGCCTTCCCCCTCGTAAGGCCAGAGGCTCCTGAACTTCTCCACAACCTTCCGGCCAATCAAATTAGGGCGGTCGCTTTGGAGATCGTATATGCACAGGGAGTCCGTATCGCAGAAGACATAATCTCCTCCCAGATCCTGTATAACCCGTTGGATCATGGCTAAAATCAACCTTGCCGCTCCTGTAATCATCACGGCAATAAGGGGGTTATAGTAAAATCCTTCATTCTCATAAACATCAGTCTCCACATGGAAGCACTCGTCCCCTGAGTAAACTGTGAGTAATCCTTCTTCATCTTTCTCGCGGTTAAGCTCTATGAATATGCCGTAGGACGTGGAGTTAGCCAGTATTTTCAGGAACATCTGGAGGGCATCGTTCTCATCTCCCTTGGCCTTAACCAGCTCTGGGCAAGAGAAGTCTGGTGGTTTTTCGGGGATGCCTTGCTACCCTGGGCTTGGCGGTACTACCATTAGTCTACCTTGCATTTTCCCTCCACTTCGCTGGCAAAAAACTACCCTTGCAGATTATGTTCCCCCACTTCTGCTGATTTCCAGATTTTGATAGGCAATTGGACGAGGGGTGATGTGTAATCATCCCCTTGCAGCCTA harbors:
- the mutT gene encoding 8-oxo-dGTP diphosphatase MutT; amino-acid sequence: MDNKRSSSRVKVAAAVIKKNGKVLVCRRPAGDKLAFKWEFPGGKIEKGETPESCLEREVLEELGIKIRVGDLICTSAYDYEHISIELLAFLADWVSGTIIPYVHDEIRWVNLAELNLLEFVPADLPIVEKLMKEKRV